A genomic stretch from Sulfurovum sp. TSL1 includes:
- a CDS encoding DUF4389 domain-containing protein: MEEIETNEREKPGIVRALYILLYLVIGRFISMVLFVIAITQYIYYWLTGEPNEKILHFTEGLSEYAKQLVSYVGFNTDEKPWPFGDWPDV; encoded by the coding sequence ATGGAAGAGATCGAAACGAATGAACGTGAAAAACCGGGTATCGTAAGAGCGCTTTATATTCTTTTATATCTGGTCATAGGCAGATTTATCTCGATGGTGCTTTTTGTGATAGCCATTACGCAATATATTTACTATTGGCTGACAGGCGAACCCAATGAGAAGATCTTGCACTTTACAGAAGGTTTGTCAGAGTACGCAAAACAGCTGGTCTCTTATGTAGGTTTCAATACAGACGAGAAACCATGGCCATTCGGTGACTGGCCGGATGTCTAA
- a CDS encoding MATE family efflux transporter, with product MIRFFPKKHQKILKLSLPAAVNSLLDMLQVITDLIMVGRISAFAVAAVGLGLQSLMFLFAILSLLHIGTSALLSRFVGAGQLRRASTGLSTLLQFALFLSLPVMGFWYFFASNVYVWFGTAPEVVTLGEEYVQTLTWMLPFVLAKLVFVTALNAAGDTKTPMQIKIASIALNVFLNYLLIFGNHGFPQLGVMGAAVGTVIVNILEMLVYLVLYLRYKTPYIPAWHYSRSLLKRALKVGIPASFERSLTFGSFMLCTVIIAQYGTEVLAGYQIGLRVEGLAFMPGVGFTIAAMALMGQGLGAKKPEQSREDVILVLKYTVGFMFFLSFFMIFMPEKIVWLFTDDAQTIEEASLYLRIVGFSQIPLAYNFVLSGALRGAGDTKRTLKINLVSVWLVRIIPAFVLSWYFESILLVYIAMISDTFVKATWLWRTFDKGEWQKIKV from the coding sequence TTGATACGATTTTTTCCTAAAAAACACCAAAAGATACTCAAGCTTTCGCTCCCCGCGGCAGTGAATTCACTGCTCGATATGCTTCAAGTGATCACGGATCTTATCATGGTGGGACGGATCTCTGCATTTGCCGTGGCAGCCGTAGGATTGGGCTTGCAGTCGCTGATGTTCTTGTTTGCTATACTTTCTTTGCTCCATATAGGTACTTCTGCACTGCTTTCACGTTTTGTGGGAGCGGGGCAGCTCAGGCGTGCCTCCACGGGGCTTTCAACTTTGCTTCAATTTGCTCTCTTTCTCTCTTTGCCTGTGATGGGGTTCTGGTACTTTTTTGCATCCAATGTCTATGTATGGTTTGGCACCGCACCCGAAGTTGTCACATTAGGTGAAGAGTATGTACAAACGTTGACATGGATGTTGCCGTTTGTCCTGGCTAAACTGGTATTTGTCACTGCGCTCAATGCTGCAGGGGATACCAAAACACCTATGCAGATCAAGATAGCGTCCATTGCACTCAATGTATTTTTAAACTACCTGTTGATCTTCGGTAACCATGGGTTTCCACAACTGGGTGTGATGGGTGCAGCGGTAGGTACCGTGATCGTCAACATCCTGGAGATGCTCGTCTATCTGGTTCTCTACCTTCGATATAAAACACCCTATATCCCTGCCTGGCATTACTCCAGATCACTTTTGAAGCGTGCACTGAAAGTGGGCATCCCTGCTTCGTTTGAACGTTCCCTCACATTTGGAAGTTTTATGCTGTGCACGGTGATCATTGCACAGTATGGCACAGAGGTACTGGCAGGATATCAGATAGGGCTTCGTGTGGAAGGACTGGCTTTCATGCCGGGCGTTGGATTTACCATTGCTGCGATGGCACTCATGGGGCAGGGTTTGGGTGCAAAAAAGCCTGAACAGTCCAGGGAGGATGTCATTCTCGTGCTCAAGTATACGGTGGGCTTCATGTTCTTCCTCTCTTTCTTTATGATCTTTATGCCAGAGAAGATCGTATGGCTCTTTACCGATGATGCACAGACCATTGAAGAAGCGAGTCTCTATTTGCGTATCGTAGGATTTTCACAGATCCCGTTGGCCTATAATTTTGTCCTTTCCGGTGCTCTGCGAGGTGCGGGAGATACCAAGCGGACATTGAAGATCAATCTTGTCTCCGTGTGGCTGGTCCGCATCATTCCTGCGTTTGTGTTAAGCTGGTATTTTGAGTCCATCTTGCTGGTCTATATCGCCATGATATCAGATACGTTTGTCAAAGCCACATGGCTCTGGAGGACCTTCGATAAAGGTGAATGGCAAAAGATCAAAGTCTAA
- the rpsU gene encoding 30S ribosomal protein S21 has protein sequence MPGIILSQRDSFDDAYRKFKRQCDRNLIVTEARARQYHETETEKRKKEKIATRKKILKKLFMLRRYESRL, from the coding sequence ATGCCAGGAATTATACTATCACAACGTGACTCTTTTGATGATGCTTACAGAAAATTCAAAAGACAATGCGACAGAAACCTTATCGTGACAGAAGCTAGAGCTAGACAATATCACGAAACTGAGACTGAAAAGAGAAAAAAAGAGAAGATTGCAACACGCAAGAAAATCCTTAAAAAACTCTTCATGCTTAGAAGATACGAGTCAAGACTGTAA
- a CDS encoding shikimate kinase, whose amino-acid sequence MKKNIILIGFMGVGKGTTARAFTKKYGTYIIDTDDLIESKENKEVKKIFDKKGEAYFRTLEQETADWIEKCVTGTLISCGGGFYKVDNLKKLGTVVLLDASFEWIHNRLKTAKNSESKLAKRPLFSDEKKAKKLYHEREKAYRKVADVVIDVENLTLEEQIKQIAKKCKV is encoded by the coding sequence TTGAAAAAGAATATTATCCTTATAGGTTTCATGGGCGTGGGTAAAGGTACGACAGCCCGTGCATTTACAAAAAAATACGGTACCTATATTATAGATACAGATGACCTTATAGAATCCAAAGAGAACAAAGAGGTCAAAAAAATATTTGATAAAAAAGGTGAAGCGTATTTCAGGACACTGGAACAGGAGACTGCCGACTGGATAGAGAAATGTGTGACAGGTACACTGATCTCTTGCGGCGGCGGTTTCTACAAAGTGGACAACCTTAAGAAACTGGGTACGGTCGTGTTGCTTGATGCTTCGTTTGAATGGATACACAACCGTTTGAAAACAGCGAAGAACTCTGAATCAAAACTGGCAAAACGGCCACTTTTTTCAGATGAAAAAAAGGCTAAGAAACTCTATCATGAACGTGAAAAAGCCTATAGAAAAGTGGCGGATGTGGTCATAGATGTGGAAAATCTTACGTTAGAGGAACAGATCAAGCAAATTGCTAAGAAATGTAAGGTTTAA
- a CDS encoding polyprenyl synthetase family protein, with protein MQRFETYLNENLPKVPSFHPVYEEALGVMLTAGGKRFRPMLLLNIVDAYEPMLYNGALPVALALEMFHTYSLIHDDLPAMDDADLRRGHETLHKRFDEVTAILAGDALNTDAFYLIAKAPLRADVKIKLVELLARDGGGRGMVLGQAIDCYFENQPLELEQVKTLHKNKTAKLIATSMQMGAVIVGLEKRVQDALYDFGIDLGLLFQIQDDIIDETQSEEEAGKPTGNDSDKNSFVNLLGLEKTLEEADTLAKDLQRRFEDFDKKLQTALQPLMNTYLYRHN; from the coding sequence ATGCAACGATTTGAAACGTATCTAAATGAAAACTTACCAAAAGTACCAAGTTTCCATCCCGTGTATGAAGAAGCACTCGGTGTGATGCTGACTGCCGGGGGAAAACGTTTCCGTCCTATGTTGCTTCTCAATATCGTTGATGCCTATGAGCCTATGCTTTATAACGGTGCATTGCCCGTTGCTCTTGCACTTGAAATGTTCCATACCTATTCGCTTATACATGATGATCTGCCTGCGATGGATGATGCGGACCTTCGCCGTGGACATGAGACGCTGCATAAACGTTTCGATGAAGTGACCGCGATACTTGCAGGAGATGCACTCAACACCGATGCTTTTTATCTCATCGCCAAGGCACCGCTGCGTGCAGATGTGAAAATAAAACTGGTCGAGCTGCTTGCACGTGACGGAGGCGGGCGCGGTATGGTACTTGGACAGGCCATAGACTGTTATTTTGAAAACCAGCCATTGGAGTTAGAACAGGTCAAGACACTCCATAAAAACAAAACGGCCAAACTCATCGCCACCTCTATGCAGATGGGAGCGGTGATCGTAGGACTTGAGAAGAGAGTCCAGGATGCGCTCTATGATTTCGGTATCGATCTGGGACTGCTGTTCCAGATACAAGATGATATCATAGATGAAACGCAGAGTGAAGAAGAGGCGGGAAAACCCACAGGAAACGACAGCGATAAAAATAGCTTTGTAAATCTTTTAGGACTGGAGAAGACGCTTGAAGAGGCAGACACTCTGGCAAAAGATTTGCAAAGACGATTTGAAGACTTCGATAAGAAGCTA
- the purT gene encoding formate-dependent phosphoribosylglycinamide formyltransferase — MTFTTTLQKDAIKIMLLGSGELGKEVAIEAQRLGIEVIAVDKYENAPAHLVANRSYAIDMQDKETVLALIEKEQPSFILPEVEAISIAALFEAEARGFHVIPNAEAVNKTMNRKNIRVFAAEELGLKTSNYEFVTTLDGLKAAGERIGFPCVIKPVMSSSGHGQSIARTPDDIERSWEMAKEARGDASELIVEEFVPFDYEITLLTVRNETGTTFCEPIGHVQKDGDFILSWQPMQMTPASLQKAQEIAKAVTDGLGGRGIFGVEFFVKDDEVYFSELSPRPHDTGMVTLVTQSQSEFALHVRAVLGLPLDFTFYGSGACGAYKAKHESHTPTLEVPDTAFTKDSFVRVFGKPESHVGRRMAVSLVLDEVEEAKRRAAQIVESISDN, encoded by the coding sequence ATGACATTTACGACCACATTACAAAAAGACGCTATTAAAATCATGCTCCTGGGTTCAGGTGAACTGGGTAAAGAAGTGGCTATTGAAGCACAACGACTTGGTATAGAAGTTATCGCAGTAGATAAATATGAGAATGCCCCTGCGCACCTTGTTGCCAACCGCTCTTATGCCATAGATATGCAGGACAAAGAAACCGTACTCGCACTGATAGAAAAAGAGCAGCCGAGTTTTATCCTGCCTGAGGTTGAAGCGATCAGCATCGCAGCGCTCTTTGAAGCAGAAGCCAGAGGTTTTCATGTGATCCCAAATGCCGAAGCGGTCAATAAAACAATGAACCGTAAGAACATCCGTGTGTTTGCAGCCGAAGAGCTGGGACTGAAAACAAGTAACTATGAGTTCGTCACGACACTCGATGGGCTCAAAGCAGCAGGTGAACGTATAGGTTTCCCTTGTGTCATCAAACCGGTGATGAGTTCCTCAGGTCATGGACAGAGCATTGCAAGAACCCCGGATGATATAGAAAGATCCTGGGAGATGGCAAAAGAAGCACGGGGAGATGCCTCTGAACTGATCGTAGAAGAGTTCGTACCTTTTGACTATGAGATCACGCTTTTGACCGTACGTAACGAAACAGGTACCACCTTCTGTGAACCCATAGGACACGTCCAAAAGGATGGAGATTTCATCCTCTCATGGCAGCCGATGCAAATGACTCCGGCATCACTTCAAAAAGCGCAAGAGATCGCAAAAGCAGTGACTGACGGCCTGGGTGGTCGCGGTATCTTCGGCGTGGAATTCTTCGTGAAAGATGATGAAGTCTACTTCTCCGAACTCAGTCCGCGTCCTCATGATACAGGCATGGTCACACTCGTGACACAAAGCCAAAGTGAATTTGCACTGCATGTAAGAGCAGTACTTGGACTCCCTCTTGACTTTACCTTCTACGGTTCTGGTGCCTGTGGTGCCTACAAAGCCAAACATGAAAGCCATACTCCTACACTTGAAGTACCGGACACTGCCTTTACCAAAGACAGTTTTGTCAGGGTCTTTGGTAAACCCGAATCACATGTAGGCCGTCGTATGGCAGTCAGTCTCGTACTTGATGAAGTAGAAGAAGCCAAAAGAAGAGCCGCACAGATCGTAGAATCCATTTCAGACAACTAG
- a CDS encoding site-2 protease family protein, giving the protein MLKRKIALFKLLGFTVSLDVSWGIILFLVVWSLAKGFFPSYFPGLGMQTYWWMGVIGAIGLFVSIIIHEFSHALIARKYGMKIKGITLFIFGGVAEMQDEPSTPKSEFLMAIAGPIASFTLSILFGGLAQVAETMKFSLPVIAILSYLSMINLLVAVFNLIPAFPTDGGRVLRSLLWWIKGDIHWATQLASRISLMFAVVIIFMGFMHMIGGNAIGGLWWILIGSFLFFAANASYQRLLIKESFEGKTVRHFMNTTPVTVPFDITLQAFVDRYLYHYHYKMFPVVKGGKISGLITVQLLKQHTHEEWKHLFVGQVMEEPNPSNSIASNTPIDDALNRMNESGYTRILVVEDDRIIGILTLKDLLEYIALKMELETIP; this is encoded by the coding sequence ATGTTAAAAAGAAAAATAGCACTATTCAAACTGCTTGGTTTTACCGTATCGCTCGATGTGAGCTGGGGTATTATCCTTTTTTTGGTGGTATGGTCGCTCGCTAAGGGTTTCTTCCCGAGCTATTTCCCGGGACTTGGCATGCAAACCTACTGGTGGATGGGGGTTATCGGAGCCATAGGGCTTTTTGTTTCCATCATCATCCATGAGTTTTCCCATGCCTTGATCGCCCGTAAATACGGCATGAAGATCAAGGGTATCACACTCTTTATCTTTGGGGGTGTGGCTGAGATGCAGGATGAACCCAGCACGCCTAAAAGTGAATTTTTGATGGCGATCGCAGGACCGATAGCCAGCTTTACACTCTCTATACTCTTTGGCGGATTGGCGCAAGTCGCAGAGACCATGAAGTTCTCCCTACCTGTGATAGCAATTTTGAGCTATTTGAGTATGATCAATCTCTTGGTTGCGGTTTTCAATCTGATACCCGCATTCCCAACCGATGGGGGACGGGTGCTTCGTTCTCTTTTGTGGTGGATAAAGGGGGATATCCATTGGGCGACGCAGCTCGCTTCACGTATCAGTCTGATGTTTGCCGTTGTGATTATCTTTATGGGATTTATGCATATGATAGGAGGTAACGCCATAGGAGGATTATGGTGGATACTTATCGGATCTTTTCTTTTCTTCGCAGCGAATGCTTCGTATCAAAGATTATTGATCAAGGAGTCATTTGAAGGAAAAACCGTACGCCATTTTATGAACACGACACCCGTGACCGTGCCTTTTGATATCACATTGCAAGCATTTGTTGACAGGTATCTCTATCACTATCACTATAAAATGTTCCCCGTGGTCAAAGGGGGTAAGATCTCCGGACTTATCACAGTTCAGTTGCTAAAACAGCATACACATGAAGAGTGGAAACATCTTTTTGTCGGACAGGTCATGGAAGAACCCAATCCATCCAATTCAATCGCATCCAATACGCCTATCGATGATGCCCTGAACAGAATGAACGAAAGCGGATACACTCGTATTCTGGTCGTTGAAGATGATAGAATTATCGGTATCCTCACACTCAAGGACCTGCTTGAGTATATCGCACTGAAAATGGAATTGGAAACCATTCCTTAG
- the thpR gene encoding RNA 2',3'-cyclic phosphodiesterase, which produces MRLFIASPVILNDYTSIKEDFKEIIEGKWVEEESLHLTWVFLGEVKEVNTVIDKLKELSPLEHQTTMKALGYFGRPPKIFFAQSKETVLYNKAREFRDAGFDLYRFKPHITLCRIQTIHDYKAYKEKLKAYRERSLGVILPEIYLYESKLTSKGAQYSRRYTVKKT; this is translated from the coding sequence ATGAGACTCTTCATCGCTTCACCTGTCATCCTTAATGATTATACTTCTATCAAAGAGGACTTCAAAGAGATTATTGAAGGAAAGTGGGTAGAAGAGGAAAGTCTGCATCTGACCTGGGTATTTCTAGGGGAGGTGAAAGAGGTAAACACCGTCATTGATAAACTCAAAGAGCTCTCTCCTTTGGAACATCAAACCACTATGAAAGCATTAGGATATTTTGGACGGCCGCCGAAAATATTTTTTGCCCAATCAAAAGAGACAGTACTCTATAATAAAGCGAGGGAGTTCAGAGATGCGGGTTTTGATCTTTACCGTTTCAAACCGCATATTACACTGTGTCGTATCCAAACCATACATGACTACAAAGCCTACAAAGAGAAACTCAAGGCCTATCGTGAAAGATCTTTAGGGGTGATACTCCCTGAGATATACCTTTATGAGAGCAAACTCACTTCTAAAGGCGCACAATACAGTCGCAGATATACCGTCAAAAAAACTTAG
- a CDS encoding SDR family NAD(P)-dependent oxidoreductase, protein MKNVLITGVSSGLGEALAEKYLKNGDSVYAIGRTLSKKLDHYPHFFFFPYDLSDTFMIQSTLKEFLQHRSFDMVILNAGVLGDIKALSQTDLMDAKEVMEINVWANKELIDTLHAHAQVKQIVGISSGAAVNGSKGWGAYALSKAGLNMLLSVYAKELPEIHFTALAPGVIRTPMVEHIIEEVDDTLFPSAKRLKENPIQTAEEAAENLIATFPKLLAYESGSFLDVRTM, encoded by the coding sequence ATGAAAAACGTACTGATCACAGGTGTGAGTTCGGGGCTTGGTGAAGCTTTGGCTGAAAAATATTTGAAAAACGGTGACAGTGTCTATGCCATAGGCAGAACTTTATCCAAAAAACTTGATCATTATCCCCATTTCTTCTTTTTCCCTTATGATCTGAGTGATACTTTCATGATCCAATCGACACTCAAAGAGTTTTTACAGCATCGTTCATTTGACATGGTGATCCTCAATGCCGGGGTGTTAGGTGACATCAAGGCACTCTCCCAGACTGACCTCATGGATGCCAAGGAAGTCATGGAAATCAATGTCTGGGCGAATAAAGAGCTCATAGACACCCTCCATGCACATGCACAGGTCAAACAGATCGTAGGTATCAGTTCAGGTGCTGCAGTGAACGGTTCCAAGGGCTGGGGAGCCTACGCACTCTCCAAAGCAGGTCTCAACATGTTACTCAGTGTCTACGCCAAAGAGTTACCGGAGATCCATTTTACCGCACTGGCACCCGGCGTCATCCGTACCCCTATGGTCGAGCATATCATAGAAGAAGTGGATGATACCCTCTTCCCTTCAGCCAAAAGGCTCAAAGAGAACCCTATCCAAACAGCGGAGGAAGCCGCCGAAAACCTTATCGCAACTTTTCCCAAACTTCTAGCGTATGAGAGCGGAAGTTTTTTGGATGTAAGAACGATGTAA
- a CDS encoding NAD(P)H-hydrate dehydratase produces MQKVFENCYALDKRCYESYGLNEDILMEHAAAGMADYIREYFPKGASVLIVAGTGNNGADGIALGRQLHGDYKIKLFIPFGLHSEMAKVQLERATLLGLKTVDEVSQSDIVVDALFGAGLNRNIDENTEHLLHQLNALKAHKIACDIPTGVGEKGTLMSMAFHADVTLTMGAYKEALFLDACKDVVGELLRVDLGVSSLFYEGESHTFLLEKSDLKLPSRTAQSTHKGSFGHAAVFCGEKEGAGIISGMAAATFGAGLTTLVVHERITPPPYLMHTTVVPDNASAMAIGMGLGCHFESEFLQKYVVKSHLPIVLDADSFYNTEILAVLEQKEREIVITPHPKEFVVLWKTLTGEQLTVTQVQDKRFEMVRKFNARYPHITLLLKGANTLIMQEERLYINPLGCSKLSKGGSGDVLSGLIVALLAQGYTAIDAAIQASLALVIAAHQYEGSSYAMLSTDLVEEIGKLECTVKG; encoded by the coding sequence ATGCAAAAAGTATTTGAAAATTGTTATGCCTTGGATAAAAGATGTTATGAAAGCTATGGGCTGAATGAAGACATACTTATGGAGCACGCAGCTGCAGGTATGGCTGACTATATCCGTGAATATTTCCCCAAGGGTGCCTCTGTATTGATCGTAGCAGGCACCGGGAACAATGGCGCAGACGGTATTGCATTGGGACGTCAGCTTCATGGAGATTACAAGATCAAACTCTTTATCCCTTTTGGCTTGCATTCGGAGATGGCAAAAGTGCAGTTGGAACGCGCCACGCTTTTAGGTCTTAAAACAGTCGATGAGGTAAGCCAGTCAGATATAGTGGTGGATGCGCTTTTTGGTGCAGGCCTCAATCGGAACATCGATGAGAATACAGAACATCTACTGCATCAGCTCAATGCACTCAAAGCACACAAGATCGCCTGTGATATCCCTACAGGTGTAGGAGAGAAAGGCACACTCATGTCTATGGCATTTCATGCAGATGTGACCTTGACCATGGGAGCCTATAAGGAAGCATTGTTTTTGGATGCCTGTAAAGATGTGGTAGGTGAACTCTTACGTGTTGATCTTGGCGTCAGTTCACTGTTCTATGAAGGAGAGAGTCACACCTTTCTGCTTGAGAAGTCTGATCTGAAACTTCCCAGCAGAACGGCACAATCCACGCATAAAGGCAGCTTCGGACATGCCGCGGTATTTTGTGGAGAAAAGGAGGGTGCGGGGATCATCTCTGGCATGGCTGCGGCTACATTTGGTGCAGGGCTTACGACACTGGTGGTCCATGAAAGGATCACACCGCCTCCTTATCTGATGCACACCACGGTTGTGCCTGACAATGCATCGGCCATGGCCATAGGTATGGGGCTGGGGTGTCACTTTGAGAGTGAATTTTTGCAGAAGTATGTGGTCAAAAGCCACTTGCCTATCGTCTTGGATGCAGACAGTTTCTATAATACAGAGATCTTGGCTGTCTTGGAACAAAAAGAGAGGGAGATCGTTATCACCCCGCACCCTAAAGAGTTTGTCGTACTGTGGAAAACATTGACAGGGGAACAGTTGACAGTGACCCAGGTACAAGACAAACGTTTTGAAATGGTGCGAAAGTTCAACGCCAGGTATCCGCATATTACGCTTCTGCTGAAAGGGGCCAATACCCTGATCATGCAGGAAGAGAGACTCTACATCAACCCTTTGGGATGTTCCAAACTCAGTAAAGGAGGGAGCGGAGATGTGCTTTCGGGTCTCATTGTTGCACTGCTTGCACAAGGATATACGGCTATTGATGCAGCCATTCAGGCTTCTTTGGCCTTAGTGATCGCTGCACATCAGTATGAGGGCTCTTCATATGCGATGCTCTCTACGGACCTGGTAGAAGAGATAGGAAAACTAGAGTGTACAGTTAAGGGCTAA
- the purN gene encoding phosphoribosylglycinamide formyltransferase, with amino-acid sequence MAKGKKIAVLFSGKGSNFAYIVKTLHHKGYEVVVALTNNPDAEGINIAKEAFIPLEIIDSKTYESREAFDSAVVECLQKYTPDLTVLAGFMRILTPIFTEQVKSINLHPSLLPRHKGMNAIEKSYKDAYTHGGASVHYVTSELDGGEVILQKEVAKEGLSFEAFDKKVRSIEKEALVEAIQKVLG; translated from the coding sequence ATGGCAAAGGGTAAAAAAATAGCTGTACTTTTTAGCGGTAAAGGAAGCAACTTCGCGTATATTGTCAAGACTTTACACCATAAAGGGTATGAAGTGGTTGTTGCCTTGACAAATAATCCCGATGCAGAGGGGATAAACATAGCCAAAGAAGCATTCATCCCTCTTGAGATCATCGACTCAAAAACGTATGAGAGCAGAGAAGCCTTTGATTCTGCAGTGGTGGAATGCCTGCAAAAGTACACACCCGACCTCACGGTACTTGCAGGCTTTATGCGTATCTTGACCCCTATCTTTACAGAGCAGGTCAAAAGTATCAACCTGCATCCCTCTCTGCTCCCAAGACACAAAGGGATGAATGCCATAGAGAAGAGTTATAAAGATGCATATACCCATGGCGGTGCATCGGTGCATTATGTCACTTCCGAACTTGATGGAGGAGAGGTGATCCTGCAAAAAGAGGTGGCCAAAGAGGGGCTGAGCTTTGAAGCTTTTGACAAGAAGGTACGGAGTATTGAAAAAGAGGCACTGGTGGAAGCCATTCAAAAGGTGCTCGGCTAA
- a CDS encoding D-2-hydroxyacid dehydrogenase: MNIVLLDAKTLGGDLDITALKSFGALTVYQTTSKEETLERIQNADIIITNKVVITADMMEATPSVKLICIAATGMNNVDLEAAGSKGIEVKNVSGYSTKSVVQHTFAMGLYLLEKMAYYDTVVKDGSWSASGLFTDVSQPFYEISGKKWGIIGFGTIGQEVAKVATAFGAEVSYHSTSGKNLHHAYPHQSLESLLKSCDIISIHAPLNEDTYNLINKNNLPFIKEGAILLNLGRGGIINETDLALELDRRTLYAGLDVLEQEPLILNNRLNEIKHKERLLITPHMAWASIEARKKLLEGIVENIQLFMERI; the protein is encoded by the coding sequence ATGAATATCGTATTACTAGACGCTAAAACACTGGGTGGTGACCTGGACATCACTGCACTTAAGTCTTTTGGCGCACTGACCGTGTACCAGACCACTTCCAAAGAAGAGACACTTGAACGCATCCAAAATGCAGATATCATTATCACCAATAAAGTGGTCATCACTGCAGATATGATGGAAGCAACCCCTTCAGTGAAACTCATCTGCATCGCTGCCACAGGCATGAACAATGTAGACCTGGAGGCTGCCGGATCAAAAGGGATAGAGGTCAAGAATGTTTCGGGATACTCAACCAAGAGTGTGGTACAGCATACGTTTGCCATGGGGCTTTATCTCCTTGAAAAAATGGCATATTATGATACCGTGGTAAAAGATGGATCATGGAGTGCATCAGGGCTTTTTACCGATGTCAGTCAACCCTTTTATGAGATCTCAGGGAAAAAATGGGGGATTATCGGGTTTGGAACCATAGGCCAGGAGGTTGCCAAGGTCGCCACAGCATTCGGGGCAGAGGTCTCTTACCACTCCACAAGCGGGAAGAATCTTCATCATGCCTACCCGCATCAAAGTTTAGAATCTCTGCTCAAATCATGTGATATCATCTCTATTCATGCACCGCTCAATGAGGATACCTATAACCTCATCAATAAAAACAACCTTCCTTTTATCAAAGAGGGAGCGATCCTTCTCAACCTCGGACGGGGAGGCATCATCAATGAAACAGACCTGGCCTTGGAGCTTGACAGACGAACCTTGTATGCCGGACTGGACGTGCTTGAACAAGAGCCGCTCATACTCAACAACAGACTCAATGAAATCAAACACAAAGAGAGGCTCCTGATCACACCGCATATGGCGTGGGCAAGTATCGAAGCGAGAAAAAAGCTTCTTGAAGGTATTGTAGAAAATATTCAACTATTTATGGAGCGCATATGA